In the genome of Leptospira licerasiae serovar Varillal str. VAR 010, one region contains:
- a CDS encoding MFS transporter, with the protein MLKVSAKKESSSLGADSFPWITLSFVFLAMLPVTMIVPVYKEIVKDRLGGTGYGVAWFQSSAMLGSFIFSPLAGWLSDKLGTRKKIIGTFAILDALLLVLLPFMPNISSLFVLRFLEGGAHIFVIGLLLTCISDKEKDQTSSFYNKGILFGLAGTLLTLGGGVGQSLGFLGNKNPILPFFVGGLFLFILGILSFFLLEEGNLKKLEWEGWQKTRTALSLSPLLLVPIAFHFVDRFTVGYFLSSLNLHLREDLEFSPGQVGGLFGVMFLLMSVLSLPAALLSKRWNSISLVWIGSFIYGIAQASTGFLNTSSGLYLSMIACGIGAGIMYVPAMRLASSLAPSGFNAVVMTVFTGLGSLGFLLGPLVSISVQESFSNIYDRTSGLEFTGILFGALEVLLVLGTLPLLSKILEKEKRLD; encoded by the coding sequence TTGTTAAAAGTATCTGCCAAAAAAGAATCCTCTTCCTTGGGGGCGGATTCTTTTCCCTGGATCACATTATCCTTCGTTTTTTTAGCAATGCTTCCGGTCACGATGATTGTGCCGGTATATAAAGAAATTGTAAAAGATAGATTGGGTGGGACCGGTTATGGAGTAGCTTGGTTCCAAAGTTCTGCGATGCTTGGTTCTTTTATATTTTCCCCTTTAGCAGGATGGCTATCGGATAAATTAGGGACCAGAAAAAAAATAATCGGAACTTTTGCTATATTGGATGCGCTCTTATTAGTTCTTCTCCCTTTTATGCCGAATATCTCTTCTCTTTTTGTTTTGAGATTTTTGGAGGGAGGAGCGCATATTTTTGTGATCGGTCTTCTTCTCACTTGTATTTCAGATAAGGAGAAGGACCAAACATCCAGTTTTTATAATAAAGGAATTTTATTCGGATTAGCCGGAACACTGCTCACTTTAGGTGGGGGTGTAGGCCAATCCCTTGGATTTTTAGGGAATAAAAATCCTATTCTTCCATTCTTCGTGGGTGGTCTCTTTCTTTTTATTTTGGGAATTTTATCTTTTTTCCTTTTGGAAGAAGGTAATCTAAAAAAACTAGAATGGGAGGGATGGCAAAAAACCAGAACGGCATTGTCACTTTCTCCTTTGTTACTCGTTCCGATCGCTTTTCATTTTGTAGATCGATTTACTGTAGGTTATTTCCTGAGTTCCTTAAATTTACACTTGAGAGAAGATCTTGAATTTTCTCCGGGCCAGGTAGGCGGACTTTTTGGAGTCATGTTCCTTCTGATGAGCGTCTTATCCCTGCCTGCTGCACTTCTATCCAAAAGATGGAATTCCATTTCCTTAGTTTGGATCGGTTCTTTCATATATGGAATTGCACAAGCTAGCACCGGGTTCTTGAATACTTCTTCCGGATTATATTTATCCATGATCGCATGTGGAATTGGAGCCGGGATTATGTACGTCCCTGCAATGAGACTTGCTTCCTCTCTCGCACCAAGCGGTTTTAATGCTGTGGTTATGACCGTATTTACCGGTCTCGGTTCATTAGGATTTCTTTTAGGCCCCTTAGTCTCTATCTCCGTTCAAGAGTCATTTAGTAATATATATGATAGGACTTCCGGTCTGGAATTTACGGGAATACTGTTCGGAGCTCTAGAAGTCTTATTGGTATTAGGCACTCTTCCCCTATTATCTAAAATTTTAGAAAAAGAAAAAAGACTAGATTAA
- a CDS encoding EAL domain-containing protein codes for MILQVQKAEIIPYFQPILSVEDGQIFAHEVLARKKTEDGVVSAGYLFSSEAGLTDSELGELEENIWRKALEKLKVHQDQSKLFLNISPNRLYRELENERIDSFRLLRLTREYGIEPNRIILEVTEEEFSGSLDSLRIAVDLLRAYGFKIALDDLGSEASGIERVGLLRPDFLKLDLRLIRASSRSPSVRKVLEHIRDLAFSLGASVLYEGLETQEELYFALEGGARFLQGFLLLRPGAELSTGKEPSLSIKEMVKFFHQKKMEALKQELNFENKIRLTLGEFLNPFPVLKIANRYLIDAYTVFQSSKEIHRVYITDSKGTQLSPYYMRTGEDSFRETSHGIGKNWSYLPYFYRQLRDSMRKPDDWGMSERYFDSDAVKDLIVFSREVESGAYVFLDVTAPRPY; via the coding sequence ATGATCCTCCAAGTCCAGAAAGCGGAAATCATACCGTACTTCCAACCTATCCTATCCGTTGAAGACGGTCAAATTTTCGCGCATGAGGTTTTGGCGCGTAAAAAAACGGAGGATGGAGTCGTTTCTGCGGGATATCTTTTCTCTTCTGAAGCCGGTCTAACCGATTCTGAATTGGGAGAATTGGAAGAAAATATTTGGAGAAAAGCATTAGAAAAGCTTAAAGTTCACCAGGACCAGTCCAAACTATTTCTAAATATTTCTCCCAATCGGCTTTACAGGGAATTGGAGAATGAACGGATTGATTCTTTTCGATTATTGCGTCTAACTAGGGAATACGGAATAGAACCGAATCGGATCATATTAGAAGTCACAGAAGAAGAATTTTCCGGAAGTTTGGATTCATTAAGGATCGCTGTCGACCTTCTCCGAGCATATGGATTCAAGATCGCTTTGGACGATTTAGGATCGGAGGCTTCCGGTATCGAAAGAGTGGGACTTCTCCGACCTGATTTTTTAAAATTAGACCTCAGATTGATACGAGCATCTTCTCGCTCTCCGTCGGTAAGGAAAGTGTTAGAGCATATACGTGACCTTGCCTTCTCTTTAGGAGCTTCCGTTTTGTATGAAGGATTAGAGACCCAAGAAGAATTGTATTTTGCATTAGAAGGTGGAGCCAGATTCTTACAGGGCTTTTTACTTTTGAGACCAGGGGCTGAACTTTCCACGGGGAAAGAACCTTCTCTATCCATCAAAGAAATGGTGAAATTTTTCCACCAGAAAAAGATGGAAGCACTTAAACAGGAATTAAATTTTGAAAATAAGATACGATTAACTTTAGGAGAATTTCTAAATCCTTTTCCCGTATTAAAAATAGCTAATAGATATTTAATAGACGCTTATACTGTTTTTCAATCTTCCAAAGAGATCCATAGGGTGTATATTACGGATTCTAAAGGAACCCAATTATCTCCTTATTATATGAGGACTGGAGAAGATTCTTTTAGGGAAACAAGTCATGGGATCGGCAAAAATTGGTCATATCTCCCTTACTTTTATAGGCAGCTTAGAGATTCGATGAGAAAACCTGATGATTGGGGAATGAGCGAGCGTTACTTTGATAGCGACGCGGTCAAAGATCTGATCGTTTTTAGTAGAGAAGTGGAATCGGGGGCTTATGTATTTTTGGACGTGACCGCTCCTCGACCGTATTAA
- a CDS encoding heme oxygenase (biliverdin-producing): protein MSLAQALRDGTSESHTIAENNAFIRCFMKGVLEPKSYAKHLESFYFVYAAMEEELENKKDHPIVGKIRFPELYRKGMIEKDLGHFFQPGHSPKATPATEAYVKHIRETANTSPELLVAHSYVRYLGDLSGGQILKRVAAKALGIEGTSGLDFYEFPEISSPKDFKDKYRNTLDSLSLSDSEKEKIVHEANEVFKLNGKIFDELEETLISSIGKAKFEEVLASPARH, encoded by the coding sequence ATGAGCCTAGCCCAAGCATTAAGAGACGGAACCTCTGAATCTCATACCATTGCGGAAAACAACGCATTCATTCGCTGCTTTATGAAAGGAGTATTAGAACCCAAAAGTTACGCCAAACATTTGGAATCTTTTTATTTCGTGTATGCCGCAATGGAGGAAGAGTTGGAAAATAAAAAAGACCATCCAATCGTAGGAAAGATCAGATTCCCGGAATTATATAGAAAAGGGATGATCGAAAAAGACCTGGGACATTTTTTCCAACCGGGACATTCTCCAAAAGCCACCCCTGCAACCGAAGCATACGTAAAACATATTAGAGAAACTGCAAATACTTCTCCGGAGTTATTAGTAGCACATAGTTATGTTCGCTATTTAGGAGATCTTTCAGGCGGACAGATCCTAAAAAGAGTAGCCGCAAAAGCTTTAGGGATAGAAGGAACATCAGGTCTGGACTTTTACGAGTTCCCTGAAATTTCCAGTCCAAAAGATTTTAAGGATAAATATAGAAACACCTTAGATTCTCTTTCTCTCTCCGACTCTGAAAAAGAAAAAATAGTACACGAGGCAAACGAAGTCTTTAAACTGAACGGAAAAATTTTCGATGAGCTGGAAGAAACTTTGATCTCTTCCATAGGCAAGGCCAAATTCGAAGAAGTTTTAGCAAGTCCTGCGAGGCACTGA
- a CDS encoding vWA domain-containing protein — MDSISIAGIKVPKSKLGNNSGSLGSDLVETDSTVRNLQNILYPLLESRPVLLVGDAGVGKNALIYYINFKRNHPTARFSFNEDTLPEDLIGSYRLLLDGKGFAWGDGPLTSAVRSGASFVADEMNLCPPHIIKRFSTVYESNYLELIEGDGSRIHGADGFNFIGTQNPSEGFEGRKPLPFDITRYYSTVFIDSHTPDEILFILGKLYPNMNTDILKSCIRISLETESKVVSGTLGKGDLEKYHFNIRNLKKLCNRILALKADQPELRFRELWNFYVEPFRKEEDRNSQIELLLKETGLKTKPNLPEPKFEIHKGSLFCNDKEIHVTNENTAKEILSSVPMPLKLREFAEKVYSAVQFKENVLIEYSEEQDPQLILPLFTEISGVPLEAVHLCKGIHTADIIGALKPIAGSQVGWVDGPLTKGIREGGNILITNLEAAGAELVEKLNMLTDDARALVLPPESSEDKPLSLKEDSRIFALKLFRKTKSTPTISRAFRNRFTSVLFPELEDNATLKEILNFYLPEGDLVSKMAEFHTKIKDLAKKRTIGSANLMPYTFGLSNLLQWKDHILRYADESLGKEGLREIALRGGKIAYSNQVSDPGERKELERILEFSLSGIEIVSDFFQTLEDKKKKTLTPSTEIEKKRWWDPELHKREPLTGKAELKNSGRELREGLEINTPETGGQRKEGPDAWYGQETRGNMGQGEPAGGGGAWGYRTEELYKAFLAKRRILWEYTIQTSIKEFKEVFGRSLEEVELNLERLFDPEIDINRMYRSEGSRIDTRKYISFLSGKGDSKVFDKTTIDKDEEKLKGVEVAFLVSKSRRIFNFEYSVATLSAMLSSAHILDEHDVNFSVTAYSDRMNRKDRIDLVQVKRMDEYFDAKKEEEMFDSLRSDWQGDSIEEYQLLEQIESYFSPEAQTKILVMISDFRGQRGKTEIEQEIQSRDNKRLKAEILKHSNKNYVFLGVGLGRRYIAEHLFPDSIQITSENFYNMPNLIGAELGRLILTHHSSR, encoded by the coding sequence ATGGATTCAATTTCAATCGCCGGCATCAAAGTACCTAAGTCTAAATTAGGAAATAACTCCGGCTCTTTAGGTTCCGATCTGGTGGAGACAGATTCCACGGTCAGGAATTTGCAAAATATTCTGTATCCTCTTTTAGAATCTAGGCCCGTGCTCCTAGTCGGAGACGCAGGTGTAGGGAAAAACGCACTTATCTATTATATCAACTTTAAGAGAAATCATCCTACTGCAAGATTCAGTTTTAACGAGGACACACTTCCCGAAGATCTGATCGGTTCTTACCGTTTACTTTTGGATGGAAAAGGTTTTGCTTGGGGAGACGGACCTTTGACTTCTGCAGTCCGAAGCGGTGCTAGCTTCGTTGCGGACGAAATGAATCTTTGTCCTCCCCATATCATCAAACGTTTTTCCACCGTTTATGAATCCAATTATCTGGAACTGATCGAAGGAGACGGAAGTCGTATCCACGGTGCAGACGGTTTCAATTTTATTGGGACCCAAAATCCTTCCGAAGGATTTGAGGGACGTAAACCTCTTCCTTTCGATATCACCAGATATTATTCTACTGTATTCATCGATTCTCATACCCCGGATGAGATCTTATTCATATTGGGGAAATTATATCCGAACATGAATACGGATATTCTGAAATCCTGTATCCGAATTTCTTTAGAAACCGAGTCTAAAGTGGTCTCTGGAACATTAGGAAAAGGTGATTTAGAAAAATATCACTTCAATATCCGAAACCTAAAAAAACTTTGTAATCGTATCCTGGCATTAAAAGCGGACCAACCCGAGCTTAGATTCAGGGAGCTTTGGAATTTTTATGTGGAACCGTTCCGTAAAGAAGAAGACCGAAATTCCCAAATAGAACTTCTGCTCAAGGAAACCGGATTAAAAACAAAGCCGAATCTTCCGGAGCCTAAGTTCGAAATACATAAGGGTTCCTTATTTTGCAATGATAAGGAAATCCATGTAACCAACGAAAATACCGCAAAAGAAATTCTATCTTCCGTTCCGATGCCTTTAAAACTAAGAGAGTTCGCGGAGAAGGTTTACTCTGCCGTTCAATTTAAAGAAAACGTTCTAATAGAATATTCCGAAGAGCAGGATCCTCAGCTCATTCTACCTTTGTTTACCGAGATTAGCGGTGTTCCATTGGAAGCGGTCCATCTTTGCAAAGGGATCCATACCGCGGATATCATAGGCGCTTTAAAACCGATCGCAGGTTCCCAAGTAGGATGGGTAGACGGCCCTCTTACAAAGGGGATTAGAGAAGGCGGGAATATTCTCATTACAAATCTGGAAGCGGCAGGCGCGGAACTAGTAGAAAAATTGAATATGCTTACGGACGATGCAAGAGCGCTTGTTCTTCCTCCGGAAAGTTCGGAAGATAAGCCTCTTTCTTTAAAGGAAGATTCCCGAATTTTTGCGCTTAAATTATTCAGAAAGACTAAATCTACTCCAACCATTTCAAGAGCGTTCCGTAACAGGTTTACCTCCGTTCTATTCCCAGAACTGGAAGATAATGCGACGCTCAAAGAGATCCTGAATTTTTATCTGCCGGAAGGTGATCTTGTTTCTAAAATGGCGGAGTTCCATACTAAGATTAAGGATCTTGCTAAAAAGAGAACGATCGGTTCCGCAAATTTGATGCCTTATACATTCGGACTTTCTAATCTTCTACAATGGAAGGACCATATCCTTCGTTATGCGGACGAGTCTCTCGGTAAAGAAGGACTGAGGGAGATCGCTCTCAGAGGTGGAAAGATCGCTTATTCCAACCAGGTGTCCGATCCCGGAGAAAGAAAAGAATTGGAAAGAATTTTGGAATTCTCCTTATCAGGGATCGAGATCGTATCGGACTTCTTCCAAACTTTGGAGGATAAGAAAAAAAAAACTCTGACTCCTTCCACCGAAATAGAAAAGAAACGTTGGTGGGATCCGGAACTACATAAGAGAGAACCTCTTACCGGAAAAGCAGAACTTAAAAACTCAGGAAGAGAACTAAGAGAAGGTCTGGAGATCAACACTCCTGAAACAGGTGGTCAAAGAAAAGAAGGACCTGATGCCTGGTACGGACAAGAGACCAGGGGGAACATGGGCCAAGGAGAACCCGCAGGCGGAGGCGGAGCCTGGGGTTATCGCACCGAGGAATTATACAAAGCATTCTTAGCAAAGCGCAGGATACTTTGGGAATATACCATCCAAACAAGCATCAAAGAATTTAAGGAAGTTTTCGGACGCAGCTTGGAAGAAGTGGAACTGAATCTGGAAAGGCTTTTTGATCCGGAGATAGATATCAACCGGATGTATAGAAGCGAAGGTTCCCGCATAGACACTCGAAAATATATATCCTTTCTCTCAGGCAAAGGAGACTCTAAGGTATTCGATAAGACCACTATCGATAAGGACGAAGAAAAACTAAAAGGTGTGGAAGTTGCCTTCTTGGTTTCCAAATCGCGTAGGATCTTCAACTTCGAATATTCTGTGGCTACATTATCCGCCATGCTTTCCAGCGCTCACATCTTGGATGAACACGACGTAAACTTCTCCGTAACGGCGTATTCGGATAGAATGAACCGAAAAGATAGGATCGACCTAGTCCAAGTGAAACGAATGGACGAATACTTCGATGCTAAGAAGGAAGAAGAGATGTTCGATTCTCTCCGTTCCGACTGGCAAGGGGATTCGATCGAAGAATACCAGCTCTTAGAACAGATAGAATCCTACTTTTCCCCGGAGGCCCAGACGAAAATACTGGTTATGATTTCGGACTTTAGGGGACAAAGGGGAAAAACGGAGATCGAACAGGAGATCCAATCCCGGGATAATAAACGTCTAAAAGCAGAGATCCTAAAACATTCGAATAAAAATTACGTGTTTTTGGGTGTGGGATTGGGTCGCAGATATATTGCTGAGCATTTATTTCCTGATTCCATCCAAATCACTTCCGAAAACTTTTATAATATGCCGAATTTAATCGGAGCGGAACTGGGAAGATTGATCCTGACTCACCATTCTTCCCGATAA
- the plsY gene encoding glycerol-3-phosphate 1-O-acyltransferase PlsY produces the protein MNELYIFFLPVSFLLGSIPFGFLAAKLKGIDIRQKGSGNIGATNVTRLLGWKIGLPVLLLDILKGAVFPLTIRLLYGESQELLSLFCGVAAVLGHMFSPFLKLKGGKGVATSFGVFAVLAPGPTLITLIVFLSLKKIFGFVSIGSIGGAVTLPISYYLLSLIDGRNFNTPIFWAIVSISLTILVLHRTNLIRLIKGQEFASDKEKYKAQE, from the coding sequence ATGAACGAGTTGTATATATTCTTCTTACCTGTATCTTTTCTACTCGGTTCTATTCCTTTCGGATTTTTGGCCGCCAAATTGAAAGGGATTGATATCAGACAAAAAGGAAGCGGGAATATCGGCGCCACCAACGTAACTCGTTTGCTTGGATGGAAGATCGGGCTTCCCGTTTTACTCTTAGATATCTTGAAAGGTGCTGTCTTCCCACTTACGATCAGATTGTTATACGGAGAATCCCAGGAACTACTTTCCCTTTTTTGCGGGGTTGCCGCAGTGCTTGGTCATATGTTTTCTCCCTTCTTAAAGTTAAAAGGTGGGAAGGGGGTGGCGACTAGCTTCGGAGTATTTGCAGTTCTTGCCCCAGGGCCGACTCTTATCACATTGATCGTATTCCTGAGTTTGAAAAAGATCTTCGGATTTGTGTCCATCGGTTCCATTGGAGGAGCAGTCACTCTACCTATTTCATATTATCTACTTTCTTTGATCGACGGAAGAAATTTTAATACTCCAATCTTTTGGGCGATTGTAAGTATCAGTTTGACGATCTTGGTCCTCCACCGAACAAATTTGATCCGATTGATCAAAGGACAAGAATTCGCTTCTGATAAAGAGAAGTATAAAGCCCAAGAATAA
- a CDS encoding DMT family transporter, producing MFQNQSIKFFILLVIAMVSWGFAWPSAKSIVGTEPPIVIVFWRFLATALSLVPILIVRKESIALPDKKGLLQVAIGAVLYTIYNQFFLLGLSQGLAGAGGVLVTTMNPIFTYILVHTFQKKLPSGKELIGLFIGLTGGFLLLKIWEGDWTQLFQSGNVYFLLCAFSWAILSMNSHSTGQRISPMVYSFYVFSIGTVLDLFLALPYDLSGVLDNGWNFWVQLLYLSVISTTFGTTVYFYASSRLGSRTASSFIFLVPVTALFGSWIFLGEEPKLSTLLGGLFAISSVIILNRTQGKKEEVLAVEEELEVPN from the coding sequence ATGTTCCAAAATCAATCTATAAAATTCTTTATCCTTCTCGTGATCGCTATGGTGAGTTGGGGATTCGCTTGGCCTTCCGCAAAATCTATCGTAGGTACGGAACCGCCGATCGTGATCGTATTCTGGAGATTTTTAGCAACGGCGCTTTCTTTAGTTCCTATATTGATCGTTAGGAAAGAATCCATCGCGTTGCCTGACAAAAAAGGATTACTACAGGTAGCGATAGGCGCCGTCTTATACACAATATACAATCAATTCTTCCTATTAGGGCTTAGCCAAGGATTAGCGGGAGCAGGCGGGGTATTAGTAACCACAATGAATCCGATCTTTACCTATATCTTAGTCCACACTTTCCAAAAAAAACTTCCTTCCGGAAAAGAACTTATAGGTTTGTTCATCGGACTAACCGGCGGCTTCTTACTCTTAAAAATTTGGGAAGGAGATTGGACGCAACTGTTCCAGTCAGGGAATGTTTACTTTTTACTCTGCGCGTTCAGTTGGGCTATTCTAAGCATGAACAGCCATAGCACTGGACAAAGAATTTCCCCTATGGTATACAGCTTCTACGTGTTTAGCATAGGAACAGTTCTAGATCTATTTCTTGCACTTCCATACGATCTAAGCGGAGTATTGGATAATGGTTGGAATTTTTGGGTCCAATTACTTTATCTTTCCGTAATATCTACGACTTTCGGGACGACGGTATATTTTTACGCGTCCAGTAGATTGGGATCCAGAACGGCGAGTTCCTTTATATTCTTAGTTCCTGTTACTGCGCTTTTTGGGAGTTGGATTTTTCTGGGAGAAGAGCCCAAATTGAGCACATTACTTGGCGGTTTGTTCGCAATCTCTTCGGTGATCATATTGAACAGAACTCAGGGAAAAAAAGAGGAAGTTTTAGCGGTGGAAGAAGAACTAGAAGTTCCGAATTAA
- the der gene encoding ribosome biogenesis GTPase Der — MSSKKRVPIISIVGRQNVGKSTLFNALLKKKLAITEDYPGVTRDVLRARVLNPEKGLDFILCDTPGLDIERPESLEEAVLENAFRQVAESDLVVFLLDLHEVTSYDSRLIDKFRKDPELNQIPVLYCVNKVDHPEDEEDLDSFYKMGLSEILPISAIGRRNLPLLLEKIAFLLPNAKRRAQTSEEGETPTTNEDFSLAIVGKPNAGKSSLLNALCGYDRAVVSEVAGTTRDSVDTTVTFDGKKIRITDTAGIRKKSDKAEALEFYSYQRTKRTIQNSDVVIHLLDALKGFGEFDKKIVGMLQEEGKPFLLAVNKWDAIEDKDNDSFKNYQERLYSRFPLLKEIQIITLSAKEKQRIHKMMEMTIDLASRSKKKISTSELNQSLRAWMAEAGRSFSANKPPKMLYCTQVSVSPFHLILFVNHVDYFKSNLLTFIKKKLTEKYNLKGIPIRLELRSDRK, encoded by the coding sequence ATGTCCTCTAAAAAAAGAGTTCCGATTATAAGCATCGTAGGGCGCCAGAACGTTGGCAAGTCCACATTATTCAATGCACTTCTTAAGAAAAAATTAGCGATTACCGAGGATTATCCTGGTGTGACACGTGACGTTCTTCGTGCGCGCGTTTTAAATCCGGAGAAGGGTCTGGACTTTATTCTATGCGATACACCAGGTCTGGATATAGAAAGACCTGAAAGTTTAGAAGAAGCAGTTCTTGAAAATGCCTTCAGGCAAGTTGCGGAGTCCGACCTTGTAGTTTTTCTTTTAGATCTACACGAAGTCACTTCTTACGATTCCAGACTGATAGACAAATTCAGAAAAGATCCGGAGCTAAATCAGATCCCGGTCTTATACTGCGTAAACAAAGTGGATCATCCTGAGGACGAAGAGGATCTGGATTCTTTTTATAAGATGGGTCTGTCGGAGATCCTACCGATTTCCGCTATAGGAAGAAGGAATCTTCCTCTTCTTTTGGAAAAAATCGCATTCTTGCTTCCGAACGCAAAAAGAAGAGCCCAAACCTCGGAAGAAGGTGAAACTCCTACCACCAACGAAGACTTCAGTCTTGCAATCGTAGGCAAACCGAATGCAGGAAAATCCAGTTTATTAAATGCGCTTTGCGGATATGATAGAGCGGTTGTGAGCGAAGTTGCCGGAACAACTAGAGACTCGGTGGATACGACCGTTACCTTCGATGGCAAAAAGATCCGAATCACCGACACAGCAGGTATCCGAAAAAAATCGGATAAGGCCGAAGCCTTGGAATTTTATTCTTACCAAAGAACCAAAAGGACCATCCAGAATTCGGACGTAGTCATTCATCTTTTGGATGCACTCAAAGGTTTCGGAGAATTCGATAAAAAGATCGTCGGAATGTTGCAGGAAGAAGGAAAACCGTTCCTACTCGCGGTAAATAAATGGGACGCAATAGAAGATAAGGATAACGATTCTTTTAAGAACTACCAAGAACGTTTGTATTCTAGATTTCCTCTTCTAAAAGAAATACAGATCATCACTTTAAGCGCCAAGGAAAAGCAGCGGATCCATAAGATGATGGAGATGACAATCGACCTTGCATCCCGCTCCAAAAAAAAGATCTCTACTTCAGAATTGAATCAGTCGCTTAGGGCTTGGATGGCAGAAGCCGGTAGGTCTTTCTCTGCAAACAAACCTCCGAAGATGTTGTATTGTACACAAGTTTCAGTTTCTCCATTTCACCTCATCTTATTCGTAAACCATGTGGATTATTTTAAATCTAATCTATTAACATTCATTAAGAAAAAGCTGACTGAAAAGTATAACCTGAAAGGGATCCCAATCCGTTTGGAATTGAGATCTGATCGAAAATGA
- the smpB gene encoding SsrA-binding protein, translating into MATKKEKDNSHTPLVNKKAKFNFELISFIEAGIVLSGSEVKSLREKKANLTDAFAKIKNGEVYLDSFSITPYKNGGYSNHPDIRPRKLLLNRKEIDKLDKQIKEKGLVLVATKVYFKDNRWAKVELALAKPKKLYDKREDMKKSDAKLEIARAMKTKNYS; encoded by the coding sequence ATGGCAACGAAGAAAGAAAAAGACAATAGCCACACGCCACTGGTAAATAAAAAAGCCAAGTTTAACTTCGAATTGATCTCGTTCATCGAAGCAGGCATTGTTTTGTCCGGATCGGAAGTCAAAAGTCTTCGAGAAAAAAAAGCGAACCTCACCGACGCGTTCGCCAAGATAAAGAACGGAGAAGTTTACCTGGATAGTTTTTCCATCACTCCTTATAAGAATGGAGGATATTCTAACCATCCGGATATCCGCCCGCGTAAACTTTTACTGAATAGAAAAGAGATAGATAAGTTAGATAAACAGATCAAAGAAAAGGGATTGGTGCTCGTCGCTACGAAAGTATATTTCAAAGACAATCGTTGGGCTAAGGTTGAATTAGCGTTAGCAAAACCTAAAAAACTCTACGATAAACGGGAAGATATGAAAAAAAGCGACGCAAAACTGGAAATCGCAAGAGCGATGAAGACCAAGAATTACTCCTAA